The Candidatus Margulisiibacteriota bacterium genome window below encodes:
- a CDS encoding acyl-CoA dehydrogenase — MDYGLTEEQKMIRDLAAKIANERVLPARAELDENGEFPWEIMNCCAEAGLFGIYIPEEYGGFGAGAFESILAIEELSKACIGVSVSYAASGLGSYSILLFGTEEQKKKYLPDIAAGKKLAAFGLTEANAGSDAGGIQTTAVLDGNEYVINGTKQWITNGGEAETYTVVAMTNKAKGARGASTFIIEKGTPGFSFGKKENKMGIRTSATRELVFENCRIPKENILGKEGMGFLIAMKTLDMSRPGIGVQGVGLAQGALDLAVQYARERVQFGKPIIANQAVQHMLADMAMQTEAARALVYATTRFMDADSGSYSKESAMSKCFAADVAMKVTTDAVQILGGYGYMKEYPAEKMMRDAKILQIYEGTNQIQRNVIAQCLVKEAASKK, encoded by the coding sequence ATGGATTATGGCTTAACTGAAGAACAAAAAATGATCAGAGATTTAGCAGCAAAAATTGCTAATGAGAGAGTACTCCCGGCAAGGGCAGAACTCGACGAAAATGGAGAATTTCCTTGGGAAATCATGAATTGCTGCGCAGAAGCAGGCTTATTCGGGATCTATATCCCAGAAGAGTACGGCGGTTTTGGTGCAGGAGCATTCGAGTCAATTCTTGCAATAGAAGAATTAAGCAAAGCATGTATCGGTGTATCGGTTTCTTATGCAGCTAGCGGATTGGGAAGTTATTCAATATTATTATTCGGGACCGAAGAACAAAAGAAAAAATATTTACCTGATATAGCAGCAGGGAAAAAACTAGCAGCATTCGGTCTTACCGAAGCAAACGCAGGAAGCGATGCCGGTGGCATTCAAACCACGGCAGTCCTTGATGGGAACGAATATGTTATCAATGGTACCAAACAATGGATCACGAACGGCGGAGAAGCAGAAACTTACACCGTTGTTGCGATGACAAACAAAGCCAAAGGCGCCAGAGGAGCGAGCACCTTTATTATTGAAAAAGGCACACCAGGGTTTTCTTTCGGAAAAAAAGAAAACAAAATGGGTATAAGAACATCCGCAACTCGAGAACTCGTATTCGAAAACTGCAGAATTCCTAAAGAAAATATTCTAGGGAAAGAAGGTATGGGGTTTCTTATTGCAATGAAAACCTTAGATATGTCACGACCAGGTATCGGAGTTCAAGGTGTAGGGCTTGCTCAGGGTGCACTTGATTTAGCTGTCCAATATGCCAGAGAGCGCGTTCAATTCGGCAAACCGATTATTGCAAACCAGGCCGTACAACATATGCTTGCAGATATGGCAATGCAGACTGAAGCAGCCAGAGCTCTCGTATATGCAACAACACGTTTTATGGACGCAGACAGCGGCAGCTATTCCAAAGAGTCAGCTATGAGCAAATGCTTTGCGGCTGATGTAGCGATGAAAGTTACTACCGATGCCGTTCAGATCCTTGGCGGGTATGGCTATATGAAAGAATATCCTGCTGAAAAGATGATGAGAGATGCAAAGATTCTTCAGATTTATGAAGGAACAAATCAGATTCAACGAAATGTAATAGCACAATGTCTAGTCAAAGAAGCAGCATCTAAAAAATAA
- a CDS encoding electron transfer flavoprotein subunit beta translates to MDIIVCIKQVPDTSDVKINPETNTLMREGVPSITNPFDENAIEAALHLKEKVGGNVTVVSMGPPQVESALRDAIALGVDNTVLISDRAFAGADTWATSYTLAKGIETLGKYDLIIFGKQAIDGDTAQVGPGVAEFLNIPVVTYVRKIVEVKDNIITVERMFEDGYEVIDIKLPCAITVLKEINTIRMPSLKGKMKAKTAVIDKLSAQDINADLSLCGLNGSPTQVVKIFTPPPKGKREMLCGEISETVSCLCQKLKDLKAI, encoded by the coding sequence GTGGATATTATTGTATGTATAAAACAAGTTCCTGATACAAGCGACGTTAAAATCAATCCTGAAACCAATACATTAATGAGAGAAGGGGTTCCCAGCATAACGAATCCATTCGATGAAAATGCAATTGAAGCTGCTCTGCATCTCAAAGAAAAAGTTGGAGGCAACGTAACTGTCGTCAGTATGGGCCCACCGCAAGTTGAAAGTGCTCTGAGAGACGCTATAGCTTTAGGGGTAGATAATACCGTACTAATAAGCGATCGCGCGTTTGCAGGCGCAGACACTTGGGCTACATCGTATACCTTGGCGAAAGGCATAGAAACCCTTGGCAAATACGATTTAATAATCTTCGGCAAACAAGCAATTGATGGAGATACAGCACAGGTTGGACCGGGGGTGGCAGAATTTTTGAATATCCCGGTAGTTACCTACGTAAGAAAAATAGTTGAAGTTAAAGACAACATAATAACCGTTGAGCGAATGTTTGAAGATGGCTATGAAGTTATTGACATCAAACTTCCTTGTGCAATAACTGTACTTAAAGAAATTAACACAATAAGAATGCCATCCCTCAAAGGAAAAATGAAGGCAAAAACTGCGGTTATCGACAAACTGTCTGCCCAGGATATTAATGCAGATCTCTCATTGTGCGGACTTAACGGATCACCAACGCAAGTAGTCAAAATATTTACGCCGCCGCCAAAAGGCAAAAGAGAAATGCTGTGCGGAGAAATCTCAGAAACAGTTTCATGTTTATGCCAAAAACTTAAAGATCTGAAAGCTATTTAG